GGCACCGGGATGCGCCGTGTCCGACGCGATGGTGCGCCGCCAGGCACCTGTTGGTGTCCGGACGCGCGGATGACGTCAGGCAGCGCGAGGGCGAGTGCCGCGGCTGGCTGTTCGTGGATCGCTCGCCGAGCGGCCACCGGCGGTGGTGCCGCGTGGCCGACTCTGGGAGCCGCGAGAAGGCGCGGCGTAGTGGTGCGGTTGACTCGCCGGCATTTATTTACTGCATGCCCGACACTTCTACACGCGACACTCCGCTCGTTGCGCTGCTCCGAGGCGTGCCGCTGTTCGGCGAGCTCGAGGACGATGCGTTGCGGCAGCTCGCAGAGCGGTGCGTCGTGAGATCGATGCCGGCCGGACACGTCCTGTTCACGACGGGCGAAGCGTGCCGCGGTCTCTACATCATACAATCGGGGCACGTGCGCATCTTTCGCACCGACCTCGCCGGTCGAGAGCAGGTGCTGCACGTCGAAGGGCCGGGGCGCCCGGTTGCGGAGCTCCCGTTGTTCGACGGCGGACCGTATCCCGCGTCAGCACTGACGATCGACGAGTCGCGACTGGCGTTCCTGCCGCGCGACGCGTTCGAGCACCTCTATCGCACACATCCCGACATTGCGCAGGCGATGA
The Gemmatimonadaceae bacterium genome window above contains:
- a CDS encoding Crp/Fnr family transcriptional regulator, whose translation is MPDTSTRDTPLVALLRGVPLFGELEDDALRQLAERCVVRSMPAGHVLFTTGEACRGLYIIQSGHVRIFRTDLAGREQVLHVEGPGRPVAELPLFDGGPYPASALTIDESRLAFLPRDAFEHLYRTHPDIAQAMIRALGKRLRHLVHVTETLAFRDVAARLAMLLVGYAQRGGTRTDAGTVIELDRTQEDIAHEIGTARESVSRAMKQLRAQKLIVSLGGKRILIPDADRLQALLPGESDR